The window TTCATCAAGCTTGTGCAACAGTTGGTTGTGTTTCTCAACAACAGAAAGATGCAAATCTGATTCCGATACCTGATCGGGTAGGATGGCCTCGGTATCTAAAATGGTCGGTACAACCGTTACTATGGTTAGCGTCGCCTGGCTGTTTTTTGCCATGATTACCGCTTGAGTTAGGGCGAGTTGATTATCGTTTTCTTCACTGAAAATGAACAGAAGTTTACTAGGCAGCCACACAATATCATCTTCCTTACGGTTAGAATTAATTTAAGTCTATATGCGGATGTTTAGGCTTGCCAATTCATGGCATTTTCAGTGCTTTTTTACGCAAACAAGGTTACGCGTAACCCTTTACAAAGTTTACTTATCAGCCTGCAAAAGCGAGCGTAATTGTGCCTTAGAGCCAATATTGAGTTTTTGATAGATGCGGTAAAGATGATTGGAGACAGTAGACGGTGATAGGTTTAACACCTGAGCTGCCTGCTTGAATGTCATCCCCTGGTTGATTGCATTTACGACCTGTTTTTCACGATTAGTCAGCATATCCAAAGGACCATTTGGCCACAGTTCAACAATAAACAGTTCGTCAAAATCCGTGACTTTTAATTGCAGGTTTTCACCGGCGGAAAAATCTTCGAAGGCGGTGTCGGATTGCAATTGTGTGTTGAACGAAGTCAGCAACTCATCCGGCAATCGGTCAAAACTTTTACCGAACTGAGGATAGTGTTGTTCCAATAAATCCAGCATGCTTGATTGCACCTGATGAAAGTACCCCTGGCTATCACAAATACCTTTATGGCTTGGATTAGCGCTATCAGGTTGCTGCTCCAGAGTGATAAACAAGGCGTGCTCGGCACTTTTCAGCAAATGATATAAAGCAATCGATTGATTGGCTTTATCCTCTGCTGAAAACGGCTTATCTCGTTCAAAGCGGTACAGAGTTAACAAGGTGAATAAACCGCTGCGCTCGTCCAGGTGCATGGAAGCAAGAATTCTCTCAATGCCTAAGGGCTGAAAACACTTTTGATAAATTTGCGACTGATAAAACTCTTCATCGGCAAGTAAGTCCTGCATATCGATGGGCTTACCAAGATTGCTCAGCATCACATCAGCCATCGGGTTAATAGCCAAATACTTTAATAACAACTCAGACAGCTGCTCAGGGACATTAAATCGGGTTCGATTGTGAAAAGTTAAGGTTTGCTGATGACCATTACTCCAAATGGCCCCATCGAAATCGATAACACCCTGTAATTGCGCCAACGCCCAATGGCGAAATTCCTGCAGTTCGATGCGACTGGTTGCGGTATACAAGCGGGAAATAAGTTGTTGCATAGGCAAGGTGGTTGCTGCGTTAGAGTCTTGTGTGATCATTAAATAACTACCATTGGGTAATTTTTACTATAGCGCTGTTGCACGCATTTATTATTATGAAGTTAATCGCATTATGTCTTTCTGGGCGAATTCACGCAACAGACAGACAAATTCGTTAAAGAATTAAAAGGTTATTTATGGAACAAAAAGCGGATGTAATCATCGTTGGCGCTGGCATTGCAGGTTTAACCTGTGCCCTAGAATTACTGCGCAAAGGCAAGACGGTGCACATTATCGATGCCCAGGATGAAGCAGAGATTGGCGGCCTGGCGCGTTGGGCTTTTGGTGGCATGGCTTTAGTGGGTACCCCCGAGCAAAAACGCAACGGTATCATTGATACGCCGGAAATTGCTTTAAAAGACTGGCAGGCATTTGCCGACTTTACCGACCAGGATGTATTTCCCAAACAATGGGCCGAGTTTTACGTTAACAGAAGCTATCAGGATGTTTATTGTTATCTTCGCGATCTTGGCATCAAGTTTTTGCCTGCCGTTAACTGGGTAGAACGAGGATTGTTCTCTCCAGGGAATTCAGTACCTCGTTACCACGTTATCTGGGGTACATCACTGGAACTGGTCAAGGTAGTGCTAAAAGCGCTTGAGCCGTTCCAACAACAACAGAAATTAACCATAGAGTTCAATCGCATAGTAACTGAGCTAGTGAATCAAGGCGGTAAAATCGCCGGTTGTATTGCTATTAACGCCGATGGCGACCCTGCTTCGGTTAGCGAATACCATGCGACGGAAATTGTTGTTGCAACTGGTGGCTTTACTGGCAATATCGAAAAGGTTAAAGCAAACTGGCCAGCTCATTGGTCAAAGGCACCAGAGCAACTATTAAA is drawn from Thalassotalea sp. PS06 and contains these coding sequences:
- a CDS encoding response regulator transcription factor → MITQDSNAATTLPMQQLISRLYTATSRIELQEFRHWALAQLQGVIDFDGAIWSNGHQQTLTFHNRTRFNVPEQLSELLLKYLAINPMADVMLSNLGKPIDMQDLLADEEFYQSQIYQKCFQPLGIERILASMHLDERSGLFTLLTLYRFERDKPFSAEDKANQSIALYHLLKSAEHALFITLEQQPDSANPSHKGICDSQGYFHQVQSSMLDLLEQHYPQFGKSFDRLPDELLTSFNTQLQSDTAFEDFSAGENLQLKVTDFDELFIVELWPNGPLDMLTNREKQVVNAINQGMTFKQAAQVLNLSPSTVSNHLYRIYQKLNIGSKAQLRSLLQADK